Proteins encoded together in one Exiguobacterium sp. BMC-KP window:
- a CDS encoding inorganic phosphate transporter — MDSLFIITAIIVILALSFDFINGFHDTANSIATAVSTRALKPRHAIVLAASMNFLGAITFTGVAKTISGDIVDPSTLEHGSYVVIAALLSAIAWNLLTWYFGIPSSSSHTLIGSIAGAAVASVGFGGIEAKGFLKIVQALLISPVLAFTLGFIVYAIFKVIFKKGNLAKTNRRFRHVQIATAALQSYTHGTNDAQKAMGIITLALISSGFQTDHEVATWVKLSCAIAMGLGTSVGGWRIIKTVGGQIMKIRPVNGVAADLTSAAIIFGATAIHLPVSTTHVISSAILGVGTSHRKKGVKWGTAQRMLITWVITLPISMALAAMIYYILDFLFIK, encoded by the coding sequence ATGGATAGCCTGTTTATTATCACCGCCATAATCGTGATTCTCGCACTTAGCTTTGACTTCATCAACGGTTTCCACGATACGGCGAACTCAATCGCAACTGCTGTATCGACTCGTGCTTTGAAACCACGTCATGCCATCGTTTTGGCAGCATCGATGAACTTCCTAGGTGCGATCACGTTCACTGGAGTCGCAAAAACGATTTCCGGTGATATCGTTGACCCGTCAACGCTTGAACATGGGAGCTATGTCGTCATCGCTGCCTTACTTTCAGCGATTGCCTGGAACCTTTTGACTTGGTACTTCGGTATTCCGTCAAGTTCGTCGCATACACTGATCGGTTCAATTGCCGGTGCCGCTGTGGCATCTGTCGGGTTCGGTGGAATCGAAGCAAAAGGCTTCTTGAAAATCGTTCAAGCCTTGCTCATTTCACCAGTTCTTGCATTCACACTTGGTTTCATCGTCTATGCAATCTTTAAGGTCATCTTTAAAAAAGGGAACTTGGCGAAGACGAATCGTCGCTTCCGTCATGTTCAAATTGCAACTGCTGCTTTGCAGTCGTATACACACGGTACGAACGACGCACAAAAAGCGATGGGGATCATTACACTCGCCTTGATTTCGTCTGGTTTCCAAACAGATCACGAAGTTGCTACTTGGGTTAAACTCTCTTGTGCGATTGCAATGGGTCTCGGAACATCTGTCGGCGGATGGCGCATCATTAAAACTGTCGGTGGTCAAATCATGAAAATTCGTCCAGTCAATGGTGTCGCAGCTGACTTAACATCAGCAGCGATCATCTTTGGGGCAACAGCGATTCATCTTCCGGTTTCGACGACACACGTCATCTCTTCTGCCATCTTGGGTGTAGGTACATCACACCGTAAGAAAGGTGTCAAATGGGGAACTGCCCAACGTATGCTCATTACGTGGGTCATCACATTGCCGATTTCAATGGCTTTAGCTGCTATGATTTACTACATTCTCGACTTCTTATTCA
- a CDS encoding DUF47 domain-containing protein, with protein MFSKKQDPFAVKLSEIAGHLKTTSQFFVDFKINGIADVKEFAHKVKDFETAGDDLMHQLIIDLNNAFITPIDREDLLALANALDDVLDGFEECSAIFEIYNIVQADEHMIKFVDEINIAVSELAMAMDLLVARKLQPMREHVIKIKEQETICDNLRRKSIKALFATETDPIKIIQYKEIYESLESIADYCQDAANVIETIIMKNA; from the coding sequence ATGTTTAGTAAAAAACAAGATCCATTTGCAGTGAAATTATCAGAAATCGCAGGACACTTAAAAACGACTTCGCAATTCTTCGTTGACTTTAAAATCAACGGCATCGCGGATGTAAAAGAATTTGCCCATAAAGTAAAAGACTTCGAAACAGCTGGAGACGACTTGATGCACCAGTTGATCATCGACTTGAACAATGCGTTCATCACACCGATCGACCGTGAAGACTTACTCGCGCTTGCTAACGCACTCGATGACGTCTTAGACGGATTTGAAGAATGTTCAGCTATTTTTGAAATCTACAATATCGTTCAAGCAGACGAACACATGATCAAATTCGTCGATGAAATCAACATCGCTGTCTCAGAACTCGCAATGGCGATGGATCTTCTTGTTGCCCGTAAATTGCAACCGATGCGTGAACACGTCATTAAAATCAAAGAACAAGAAACGATTTGTGATAACTTACGTCGTAAATCAATCAAAGCATTGTTCGCAACAGAAACAGATCCAATCAAAATCATTCAATACAAAGAAATTTATGAATCGCTCGAATCAATCGCGGACTACTGCCAAGATGCAGCTAACGTCATTGAAACGATCATCATGAAAAACGCTTAA
- the cbpA gene encoding cyclic di-AMP binding protein CbpA, whose translation MLVQSLCIPKHQCVTISETATIREALDTLEKTGYRCVPVLDQTGQDFKGNIYKMHIYRHGMNGGSLDDNVMSLIKNTSKYIYTGSNFFEVFFSIKELPYIAVLNDDGHFFGILPHGKMLGMLEEAWNRDSGSYVLTVALSEQKGALEKISKIVNKYSTVASLMTLDAKSSVMRRVLITLPTDCDEKTKKKIVKKLDEKGLRVVAVEDLAVRV comes from the coding sequence ATGCTCGTTCAAAGTTTATGTATCCCAAAGCATCAATGTGTCACGATTTCTGAAACCGCAACGATCCGCGAAGCACTCGACACGCTTGAAAAGACCGGATATCGTTGTGTTCCTGTTCTTGATCAAACAGGCCAAGACTTCAAGGGGAACATCTATAAAATGCATATCTATCGGCATGGGATGAATGGTGGCAGTTTAGACGATAACGTCATGTCGCTGATTAAGAATACATCCAAATATATCTATACAGGAAGTAATTTCTTTGAAGTCTTTTTCTCGATCAAAGAATTACCGTATATTGCGGTCTTAAATGATGATGGTCATTTCTTCGGTATCTTACCGCATGGAAAGATGCTCGGAATGCTTGAAGAAGCGTGGAATCGTGATTCTGGAAGTTACGTTCTGACAGTAGCATTAAGTGAACAAAAAGGGGCACTCGAGAAGATTTCGAAGATCGTCAACAAGTATTCAACAGTTGCGAGTCTCATGACGCTTGATGCAAAAAGTAGTGTCATGCGTCGGGTATTGATTACGTTACCGACGGATTGTGACGAAAAGACGAAGAAGAAAATCGTCAAGAAGCTCGACGAAAAGGGACTTCGTGTCGTCGCTGTCGAAGATTTAGCCGTTCGTGTATAA
- a CDS encoding pyrroline-5-carboxylate reductase family protein has product MKLLVVGAGAMSEALVQGWVASGFAREDITMTNRSGGTRLTEVAARHGVQTVEQEDVTLYDIVMLGMQPGGVLDYVASQQWTNQTIVSIAAHITPNEIEQLAKCPTVAAMPNTPVSHCLGMTGLWFGSRVNEENRSVVEALFERVGEIAEANEATMPAFMAAAGCSPAFFYEIVAGMVPVLTDAGFDSGNARRIVAQAMKGSAEILMRSEASTDRLIADVAAPGGPTDRGVQVLRERHLFETMQAALRESAREADE; this is encoded by the coding sequence ATGAAATTATTAGTAGTAGGAGCTGGCGCAATGAGTGAGGCGCTCGTTCAAGGATGGGTCGCTTCTGGATTTGCCCGAGAAGATATTACGATGACGAATCGAAGTGGTGGAACACGCCTGACGGAAGTAGCAGCACGACACGGTGTTCAGACGGTCGAACAGGAAGACGTCACTTTGTACGATATCGTCATGCTTGGTATGCAACCAGGCGGCGTTCTCGACTACGTAGCAAGTCAACAATGGACGAACCAGACGATTGTTTCGATTGCAGCACATATCACACCGAATGAAATCGAACAGTTGGCAAAATGTCCGACAGTCGCTGCCATGCCGAATACACCGGTTTCGCATTGCCTAGGAATGACTGGACTATGGTTCGGCTCACGTGTGAACGAAGAGAACCGAAGTGTAGTCGAGGCATTATTTGAACGGGTCGGAGAGATTGCAGAGGCAAATGAAGCAACGATGCCAGCGTTCATGGCGGCGGCTGGATGTAGTCCTGCTTTCTTCTATGAAATCGTAGCTGGCATGGTACCTGTTTTAACGGATGCTGGTTTTGACTCAGGAAATGCACGTCGGATTGTTGCTCAAGCGATGAAAGGTTCGGCTGAAATTCTTATGCGATCCGAAGCGAGTACGGATCGTCTCATTGCAGATGTTGCGGCACCTGGTGGACCGACGGATCGTGGGGTACAAGTACTACGGGAGCGTCATCTATTCGAAACGATGCAAGCGGCGTTACGAGAAAGTGCACGAGAAGCAGACGAATAA
- a CDS encoding TetR/AcrR family transcriptional regulator gives MASAKAQETRRRILEATTAIILHQGFTQLTLDEVAKQSNVSKGGLLYHFASKEALLMGVIEAQEARQFELYEQHQLTMGPMEAFVTLQIQQQEEFHLDMDALLYLLSLLKDHATFVEERKRQVEHFFRQLTEQMDPVEVLSIRFTLDGLKLSEHFQFGAPSPSVRQRLIQQLIERARQLDKQIEE, from the coding sequence TTGGCTAGTGCAAAAGCACAAGAGACACGTCGCCGGATTCTCGAAGCAACGACGGCGATCATATTACATCAAGGCTTTACGCAACTAACGCTCGATGAAGTCGCGAAACAATCGAATGTCTCTAAGGGTGGATTGTTGTATCACTTTGCTTCGAAAGAAGCGCTGCTGATGGGAGTCATCGAAGCGCAAGAAGCACGTCAATTCGAACTGTATGAACAGCATCAGTTGACGATGGGACCAATGGAAGCGTTCGTGACGCTGCAAATCCAGCAACAAGAAGAGTTCCATCTCGATATGGATGCGCTTCTTTACTTATTGTCCTTGTTAAAAGATCACGCGACGTTCGTCGAGGAGCGAAAGCGACAAGTTGAGCATTTTTTCCGCCAACTGACAGAACAGATGGATCCGGTTGAAGTGTTATCGATTCGCTTTACATTAGACGGTTTGAAACTGTCAGAGCATTTTCAGTTTGGTGCACCGTCACCGAGTGTCCGACAACGATTGATTCAGCAATTAATAGAACGTGCACGACAATTAGATAAACAAATTGAAGAGTGA
- a CDS encoding efflux RND transporter permease subunit, producing the protein MKKIIQFSVNNKFALWLMTIIITVAGIYAGTSMKLETLPDITTPTVSVTTIYPGATPEQVLDEVSRELESKVENLPGVDTVRSTSFQNASNLQIDYNFSTDMEEAEQKVKEALSNVELPEGVQEPQVSRISFDAFPVIGFAVSDKERSLSELTKLVENELQPKLEGIEGAQTVQVAGQEIRRIEIQFDEKKLERYGLTEENAKQLIQANDSRLALGLYELGDKEQAVVLDGKATTVKELKDLRLPYTPPVANTPEAGQAGQAGQAASATGEAASQTTPSTGSASAQATQAPTQVPTVTLSQVATIEDKGIEESISRSNGERSIGVQVTKSQDANTVDVVNAVKQTIKDFEKENGSVNASVTLDQGKPIEESVSTMISKALIGALFAIVIILLFLRNIKSTIIAVISIPLSLLMAILVLKQMDISLNIMTLGAMTVAIGRVVDDSIVVIENIYRRLTDPTEKLKGKELIISATREVFIPIASSTVVTIAVFLPLGFVTGFVGELFLPFALTVVFALFASLIVAVTVVPMFADSLFKRGKAPKPEKEEGGKLANGYRRMLNWSLNHKLIVFGLSVLLLIGSFALVPTIGINFLNQEGEKTLYVTYNPKPGQTLDDSLKAADQAEDYFNIQKNIDNLQFTVGGENPLNPGNTKQGVFIVQYDPDTEDFADVKQTAIKQLNADIPTGEWKEQDFSGGAASSGVSYSIFANNIEDLEKVTPKFVDAIEGETKYVRKVTTNLKEAYTQYTFEVDQQKAAEFGVSTAQLAQGIANVQGEEKPLSTIKVDGKELDVIVPNEQTTYDSIQDLEETDVVTPLGVRKLSDFVEVKKGTTPDSLNERDGKLVATVTAELKTDKATEASQAIEKSVKNIDRPTGVSYEQGGVTEQIQESFTQLGLAMAAAVAIVYLVLVITFGGALTPLVILFSLPFAIIGGLVALLITGETISVSSLIGALMLIGIVVTNAIVLIDRVIHKEAEGLSTRQALLDAAGTRLRPILMTALATIGALAPLALGLEGGALISKGLGVTVIGGLTSSTLLTLLIVPIVYEFLARFRKKKSIDS; encoded by the coding sequence ATGAAAAAGATCATCCAGTTTTCGGTGAACAACAAGTTTGCCCTCTGGCTCATGACGATCATCATCACGGTTGCCGGCATTTATGCGGGAACATCGATGAAGCTTGAGACGTTGCCAGACATCACGACACCAACTGTGTCCGTGACGACGATTTATCCAGGTGCTACACCCGAACAGGTTTTAGATGAAGTCAGTCGAGAACTTGAAAGTAAGGTCGAAAATTTACCAGGCGTCGATACCGTACGTTCGACGTCCTTCCAAAATGCATCGAACTTACAAATTGACTACAACTTCAGTACGGATATGGAAGAGGCAGAGCAAAAGGTAAAAGAAGCTCTTTCAAACGTAGAGTTACCAGAAGGTGTCCAGGAACCACAAGTTTCACGGATTTCCTTTGATGCATTTCCAGTCATCGGATTCGCTGTCTCAGACAAGGAACGCTCTCTATCTGAGTTGACGAAACTCGTCGAAAACGAACTCCAGCCAAAACTTGAGGGAATCGAAGGCGCTCAAACGGTTCAAGTCGCAGGTCAAGAAATTCGTCGAATTGAGATTCAATTTGATGAGAAAAAACTCGAACGTTACGGTTTAACAGAAGAGAATGCGAAACAATTAATTCAAGCTAATGATTCACGTTTAGCGCTTGGCTTATACGAACTAGGGGATAAGGAACAAGCGGTCGTACTGGATGGAAAAGCAACGACGGTCAAGGAATTAAAAGATCTTCGTCTTCCATATACACCGCCAGTAGCGAATACTCCTGAAGCAGGACAAGCAGGACAAGCAGGACAAGCGGCATCAGCAACAGGAGAGGCAGCATCCCAAACGACACCGTCGACAGGTTCTGCGTCGGCACAAGCAACTCAAGCACCAACACAAGTACCAACTGTCACGTTGTCGCAAGTCGCGACGATTGAAGACAAAGGGATTGAAGAATCGATTTCTCGTTCGAATGGCGAACGATCGATTGGTGTTCAAGTCACAAAGTCGCAGGACGCAAATACGGTTGATGTCGTCAACGCAGTGAAGCAGACGATTAAAGACTTTGAAAAAGAAAACGGTTCAGTCAATGCATCTGTGACACTTGATCAAGGGAAACCAATCGAGGAATCTGTTTCAACAATGATTAGCAAGGCACTGATTGGTGCATTATTTGCCATCGTCATCATCTTACTGTTCCTTCGAAACATCAAGTCAACAATCATCGCAGTCATTTCGATTCCACTATCTCTTCTGATGGCGATTCTGGTGTTAAAGCAGATGGATATTTCTTTAAATATCATGACGCTTGGAGCAATGACGGTCGCAATCGGTCGAGTCGTTGATGATTCCATCGTTGTCATCGAAAATATTTACCGCCGTTTGACGGATCCGACAGAAAAGTTAAAAGGAAAAGAACTGATCATCAGTGCAACACGAGAAGTATTCATTCCAATCGCATCGTCAACGGTCGTTACGATTGCTGTATTTTTACCACTCGGATTTGTTACTGGATTCGTCGGAGAACTCTTCTTACCGTTCGCATTGACAGTCGTTTTTGCACTGTTCGCGTCCTTGATCGTAGCGGTCACGGTCGTTCCGATGTTTGCGGACTCGCTCTTTAAGCGCGGTAAGGCACCAAAACCAGAAAAAGAAGAAGGCGGAAAGCTAGCGAACGGCTATCGTCGTATGCTGAATTGGTCGTTGAACCATAAACTCATCGTCTTTGGTCTTTCCGTCCTACTATTGATCGGAAGTTTTGCACTTGTACCAACGATTGGTATCAACTTCTTGAATCAAGAAGGCGAAAAAACACTCTACGTCACGTACAATCCAAAACCAGGTCAAACACTTGATGATTCATTAAAAGCAGCTGACCAAGCAGAAGATTATTTCAACATACAAAAAAATATTGATAATCTTCAATTCACGGTCGGTGGAGAAAATCCATTGAACCCAGGGAATACAAAACAAGGTGTCTTCATCGTCCAGTATGATCCGGACACAGAAGATTTTGCAGATGTTAAACAGACAGCGATCAAGCAGTTGAATGCTGATATTCCGACAGGGGAATGGAAAGAGCAAGACTTTAGTGGTGGAGCTGCGTCATCAGGTGTATCGTACTCGATCTTCGCGAATAACATTGAAGATTTAGAAAAAGTTACACCGAAATTCGTCGATGCGATTGAAGGCGAAACGAAATATGTTCGAAAAGTAACGACAAATCTAAAAGAAGCTTATACGCAGTATACGTTCGAAGTCGATCAGCAAAAAGCAGCTGAATTCGGTGTATCAACAGCACAACTCGCACAGGGTATCGCGAATGTCCAAGGTGAGGAAAAACCACTTTCTACTATTAAGGTAGATGGGAAGGAACTCGATGTTATCGTTCCAAACGAGCAGACGACATATGATTCGATCCAAGACTTGGAGGAGACGGATGTCGTGACACCGCTTGGCGTTCGTAAATTATCCGATTTCGTCGAAGTGAAGAAAGGGACGACACCTGACTCGCTCAACGAACGCGATGGAAAACTTGTCGCTACCGTGACAGCAGAACTGAAAACGGACAAAGCGACAGAAGCTTCCCAAGCGATTGAAAAATCCGTCAAAAATATCGATCGTCCGACGGGTGTCTCGTATGAGCAAGGTGGAGTTACTGAACAGATCCAAGAATCATTCACACAACTCGGTCTAGCAATGGCAGCAGCTGTAGCCATCGTCTATCTCGTCCTTGTCATTACGTTCGGAGGAGCATTGACGCCACTCGTCATCTTGTTCTCACTTCCGTTCGCAATCATCGGTGGGCTCGTTGCCCTTCTGATTACAGGCGAGACAATTTCTGTATCGTCCTTAATCGGTGCCTTGATGTTGATTGGGATCGTCGTGACAAATGCGATCGTCTTGATCGACCGTGTCATTCATAAAGAAGCAGAAGGTTTATCGACGCGTCAAGCACTACTCGATGCAGCAGGTACACGTTTACGTCCAATCTTGATGACAGCCCTTGCGACGATCGGCGCACTGGCACCACTCGCCCTTGGACTCGAAGGCGGCGCATTAATTTCAAAAGGATTAGGCGTGACGGTCATCGGTGGACTTACAAGTTCGACATTGTTGACACTTCTTATCGTTCCAATCGTGTACGAATTCTTAGCACGTTTCCGAAAAAAGAAGTCAATTGATTCTTGA
- a CDS encoding C40 family peptidase: MKAVTRVLLTLTLLISSWTLVPSSSQAATSKKVVVSVDVLNIRAKAAVSSKRVGQLKLGQAVTVVGQVKEWYQIRHQGKAAYIASTYTKAYNAKATKGLSKTGATIVSVAEGLKGRPYVFGATGPVSFDCSGFTSYVYRALGKSLPRTAAAQYSSTKRTAPGAGDLVFFTHGSGIQHVGIAVDGSTMINANSYYGRVVKESFRGGYWGSRYVAAGTL, encoded by the coding sequence ATGAAAGCTGTCACTCGTGTTTTGTTAACTTTAACGTTACTGATCAGTAGCTGGACGCTCGTTCCGTCATCGTCGCAAGCTGCAACAAGTAAAAAAGTAGTTGTATCGGTGGATGTATTGAATATTCGTGCAAAAGCTGCTGTATCTAGTAAACGAGTTGGACAATTGAAACTCGGTCAAGCCGTGACAGTCGTGGGTCAGGTCAAAGAATGGTATCAAATTCGTCATCAAGGGAAAGCTGCCTACATCGCATCTACATACACGAAAGCATATAACGCTAAAGCAACAAAAGGATTGAGCAAAACAGGGGCAACAATCGTATCGGTAGCGGAAGGTCTTAAAGGACGTCCTTATGTTTTTGGTGCGACAGGACCAGTTAGCTTCGATTGCTCAGGGTTCACAAGTTACGTCTATCGAGCGCTTGGGAAATCACTTCCGCGTACGGCAGCTGCTCAGTATTCATCGACGAAACGTACAGCTCCTGGTGCAGGGGACCTCGTCTTCTTTACACACGGTAGTGGTATTCAGCACGTTGGGATCGCTGTTGATGGCAGTACGATGATCAATGCGAACTCGTACTATGGAAGAGTCGTCAAAGAATCGTTCCGTGGCGGCTATTGGGGATCACGGTATGTAGCGGCAGGAACACTTTAA
- a CDS encoding LacI family DNA-binding transcriptional regulator, with translation MTNIRDLAREANVSVTTVSRVLNDHPYVANDKRQAVREAIEKLGYIRNQTAVHLSTGMTKTVGVMLPFVDHPYHAAILQGIAQAAFDASYRFLTWQTNYVETHEQLALDALAQQEIDALIVVSHSLPLSAILPYERYGPIVFCEHHEDVAAVYIDHYMAFQQGLSHLRQQGHKSIGICLGRPDSTNSLARKHAYQEVVSDEFVYEQTLTIEDGATVARRWMQQKQRPTAILTASDHVAAGLILELRKQGYQVPGDLSVIGFDGSELAEVLSMTTIAVPYATIGRHAFQLTVRKDTSARPQIEVPSMFVSGTTVLPHT, from the coding sequence ATGACGAACATCCGAGACTTGGCACGCGAAGCCAACGTGTCTGTTACGACAGTCTCACGTGTACTAAATGATCACCCTTACGTAGCAAATGATAAACGGCAAGCTGTCCGAGAAGCGATTGAAAAACTTGGATACATTCGAAATCAGACTGCCGTCCATCTATCGACGGGTATGACGAAAACAGTCGGAGTCATGCTTCCGTTCGTTGATCATCCGTACCATGCTGCCATTCTTCAAGGCATCGCGCAAGCTGCTTTTGACGCCAGTTATCGTTTCTTGACGTGGCAAACGAATTATGTGGAAACGCATGAGCAACTAGCTCTTGATGCGCTCGCTCAACAGGAGATCGATGCACTCATCGTCGTCTCGCACAGTCTTCCTTTATCAGCGATTCTGCCATACGAACGTTATGGACCAATTGTCTTTTGTGAACACCACGAAGACGTCGCTGCCGTCTATATCGATCATTACATGGCCTTTCAACAAGGACTTTCACATCTGCGACAGCAAGGGCATAAAAGCATCGGAATTTGTCTTGGACGACCTGACAGTACGAATAGCCTGGCGCGCAAGCATGCGTATCAAGAAGTTGTCAGTGACGAATTCGTCTACGAACAAACCTTGACGATCGAAGATGGTGCGACCGTCGCGAGGCGCTGGATGCAACAAAAACAACGACCGACCGCTATTTTGACCGCAAGCGACCATGTCGCAGCGGGTCTCATTTTAGAACTACGAAAACAAGGTTACCAGGTTCCAGGAGATCTTTCGGTGATCGGTTTTGACGGAAGCGAACTTGCTGAAGTCTTATCGATGACGACGATTGCGGTTCCATATGCGACGATTGGACGACATGCTTTTCAACTAACAGTTCGAAAAGATACGAGTGCTCGTCCACAAATTGAAGTTCCCTCGATGTTCGTTTCTGGAACGACCGTCCTGCCTCATACATGA
- a CDS encoding MarR family winged helix-turn-helix transcriptional regulator gives MESTDSKLALKMLVVLSRTMHAVTEQVKADIKTHQLNLSEFGVLELLYHKGDTPLQQIGDKILLTSGSVTYVVDKLEKRGLIARKSCATDRRVTFGTLTEAGRELMEETFPKHEAFLADLFKDLSVSEKEQLIDQLKRIGLRAEHYTPLENV, from the coding sequence ATGGAATCGACAGACTCGAAGCTGGCATTGAAAATGCTCGTTGTTCTATCTCGGACGATGCATGCGGTGACGGAACAAGTGAAGGCAGACATCAAAACACATCAGTTGAATTTATCAGAATTCGGAGTTCTTGAATTGCTGTACCACAAAGGGGATACGCCTTTACAACAGATTGGCGATAAGATTCTGTTAACAAGCGGCAGTGTGACCTATGTCGTTGATAAACTTGAAAAGCGTGGATTGATTGCGCGAAAATCATGTGCGACAGATCGTCGTGTCACGTTTGGAACCTTAACAGAAGCTGGACGCGAACTGATGGAAGAAACATTCCCGAAACATGAAGCCTTTTTAGCAGACTTATTCAAGGATTTGTCGGTTTCTGAAAAGGAACAGTTGATTGATCAGCTGAAACGAATCGGTTTACGAGCCGAACATTATACGCCGCTCGAAAATGTATAA
- a CDS encoding NAD(P)H-dependent oxidoreductase, producing the protein MTKLLYVTVNPKATEHSFSLQVGEAFLESYKAANPSAEVEVLDLYNETVQEIDTDVLSAWGKFATGEELTEVEIAKVGTMTKHLEQYMEADEYVFVTPMWNFSFPARLKMYIDSVLLAGKTFAYTAEGPKGLMEGKKALHIQATGGVYAGSGLNFGDDYLRQALAFTGVTDYDALFIEGMAMNPEKAEEIKEAAIAKAKELGRSFSTVNA; encoded by the coding sequence ATGACTAAATTACTTTATGTAACTGTTAACCCGAAAGCTACAGAACATTCATTCAGCCTTCAAGTCGGTGAAGCATTCCTCGAAAGCTACAAAGCAGCGAATCCTTCGGCTGAAGTAGAAGTTCTTGACCTATACAACGAAACAGTCCAAGAAATCGATACAGACGTCCTTAGCGCATGGGGCAAATTCGCAACAGGCGAAGAATTAACAGAAGTGGAGATCGCAAAAGTCGGTACGATGACAAAACATCTCGAGCAATACATGGAAGCAGATGAGTATGTCTTCGTTACACCAATGTGGAACTTCTCTTTCCCAGCACGTCTCAAAATGTACATCGACAGCGTACTTCTTGCAGGTAAAACATTCGCTTACACTGCAGAAGGTCCTAAAGGTTTGATGGAAGGCAAAAAAGCACTCCACATCCAAGCGACAGGTGGCGTTTACGCAGGATCTGGTCTTAACTTCGGTGACGACTACCTCCGTCAAGCACTTGCTTTCACTGGCGTAACAGACTACGATGCACTCTTCATCGAAGGTATGGCAATGAACCCAGAAAAAGCAGAAGAAATCAAAGAAGCAGCAATCGCAAAAGCGAAAGAACTCGGTCGTTCATTCTCGACTGTCAACGCGTAA
- a CDS encoding WecB/TagA/CpsF family glycosyltransferase: MIQTKQLFGLPFVDATPSQWYTHIKTILHDRGKAFLVTANPELVLRALREPSYEAILRRATFITPDGIGVTAASKRMGSPLTATLPGIETARELLRTADALKKRVFLLGGRPEVMKSLIRQLSIRFPNIRFVGTFHGFGKTEEATRAIVEADADLVLVALGAPKQEEWIASVYDQVDHGIFIGVGGAFDVWSGHSKRAPKLFRRLKLEWLYRISTHPRGFEKLKDLLLFLTLVLRKKSTLS; encoded by the coding sequence ATGATTCAGACAAAACAATTATTCGGACTACCATTCGTGGATGCCACACCTTCGCAATGGTATACCCATATTAAAACAATCTTACACGATCGAGGAAAAGCCTTTCTTGTCACAGCTAATCCTGAGCTCGTGTTGCGTGCACTGCGCGAACCTTCATATGAAGCCATCTTACGGCGAGCAACATTCATCACTCCGGACGGAATCGGTGTGACTGCTGCTAGCAAGCGGATGGGATCTCCTTTAACAGCGACGTTGCCTGGAATCGAGACGGCGCGTGAACTCTTACGGACGGCAGATGCACTAAAAAAGCGTGTTTTTTTGCTTGGTGGACGTCCGGAAGTCATGAAATCGCTGATTCGCCAACTATCGATTCGTTTTCCGAACATCCGCTTTGTTGGAACATTTCATGGTTTTGGTAAGACAGAGGAGGCTACACGGGCGATTGTAGAAGCAGATGCCGACCTCGTTCTTGTCGCACTCGGTGCCCCAAAACAAGAAGAATGGATTGCTTCCGTTTACGATCAAGTCGATCATGGCATCTTCATCGGTGTCGGCGGTGCATTCGATGTCTGGTCCGGACATAGTAAACGCGCTCCAAAACTATTTCGTCGCCTAAAACTGGAATGGCTCTATCGTATCTCGACTCACCCACGTGGCTTTGAGAAACTGAAAGATTTGTTACTTTTTCTGACGCTCGTCCTTCGAAAAAAGTCGACGCTTTCTTAA